The genome window aaggtggatggacgaaattgaagactaaagaggctaggaatgtgtaaaagagaaagaagaattaatgtaaaaacgacaaagagctcagccataaaagggtgtcactccaccattcaccttttcatcattgtcgtgcaccaccattgcactccctttggattcttataccgtgcatcatcatccatgctccctccattgactcatttgttgcatcattccacctccctttcctttctctaccatgtgcacaatcattcatgttccctagctgcaacaccactccattttacccccatgctttgcatcatcacttcactttcacctttgaatcatttcaaacaccactcattgcactcaattgctacaccattccttgttccctccatcatttcagattcatgcatcattacattgaatcattgcactcaattgctacaccattccttgttccctccattattttagattttatgcatcattacattgaatcattgcacttaattgctacaccattccttgttccctccatcatttcatatttcatgcatcattgcactcaattgctacaccactccatgttcccctccattgccatgcacttcctctataaaatgaagtgtgtgtaacataaatttagttcatacttggttagatcattcactcccatttcaacacaaccttcatccaaacacatccattcattttcacatccattcctccatacaaacaaaccttcaaacactcaccaacaccttatgtcgtagcaaaggaaggaaaggaaagtgtttggacgtgcttgctgtccaacttggatctttggagcgtttaggtgttttctttcttttgtttctaatgtttaaattcatttcctttcgttttgttgtaaatatgagtggctaaacccctcttggctaggggtgatttcaaagccatgattatgtgtgcaatataatttgataaattccaactatgaactcttgaatcgtgaatgcaattggcttaactatttgattgataacttatttgtatttgttaattaagggttgacacttaattggcatgcataaatctgttgctagaatataaggaagtttcacataatccttacaaacttatattcacatgtagtgaaggtcgcttataaacgatcgcgttaagttcaattcctagcatgagtgacatgatgtcatagttgcaagtgccttgtcaatgcttatgattttcattaaacgtaatgatctttgattgtatctctattatgatgtcatgtagggaacttcagaaaaaatgttttgggttgtcgaatgatgtcatccaatccaataaaacaaggaaaatctgagagttaactagtgatgtcacggttaatttggagcattgtcgttcataattcaatgaagtagtaactggaaatcgagttatttgcatacatgtcatgtgtggagaaaaagcctctagctatcccatccatcatcttatttctcaaatttgttttacaatctgtctagtttttcatacttgtttggttgtttcaacttcgtccaaaactcaatccccctttactttagtgtgtctaattagttagaatctgttttaatttatgtttttaaatgttttgattcaagtaaaagtcaattttcgtccaaagtcattcctagtgtctagtttaagtttatttagttgttctaagctgttttgagtattttaagtttgctttgagtcttgtgagtcttgttaagtatttttaagtttagttttatgtttttgagtcaatttagaggttattagcaagcccttctaatccccggtccagaacgatccctacttatacttgtactacaattgtcaaaagagagttaaatttgtgtgttaagataattttcgcatcagggCTCGAATTGTGATGAACAGATTTTAGTGGATgtttttgcaaagaaaatttATGTGAAATTACGTGGTTTGTATCTTAATTTCATTTACTTGGATGTTTGGATGGGCTATATTTTTATTCTCAAAGAAGTTAGCATCTTGGTTGGCTGCAATGTTTTATGATGATTTGTTAtgattgttgcaagtttcatgCTTTAGTTTCTTTTGAGATGATTAAATTATGCAGATGCAATTAGTTTCTGCAAATTAAATTGGATTGGGAATTTGGGTGTCTTAAGTTCTACAGATGCATATCAGATACAATTGTAGCAGTCTGCCAGCAATTTTGTGTGAATTTTattcgggattcccgatttgtcccgaaatcccgaaatttgggattcccgaaaatttggtttgggatcggtctTGAAATTAGGATTCCTGAAAACttcggtttgggaatcgggatAAGATTTTTGGTTtggtatcccataccgaaccagccTTATGTGTACTGATGAAACCTTTTAGATCTGCAAATCAAgatttttcattcaaaatatatGAAACCTCGTCATGGACAGATATTGTTGTCTGTaatgttgtttgtaccataattATTAATGAATAGATTATAGTTTCGCTTAATTTTTCTATGTTATTTTCGACTAAATATTTTAGAAAATTATATTGGGACTACCCAATGTTAATTCTAGATCTGCCATTGATTAGATCATAGTACCCCATAAATAAAAGGCTTATTTTCAGTTACGCCCCCTCAAACTCTATTTTAATTTCACTTTGCCCCTGTAACTTAATAGTCACCGCTTTActctttgaaactcaaaattcgttcCACTTTGACTTGTGGACTCTCTTCTCCCTGAAACTTATAGGTCGCCTCCTAAAACATATATGAGACTCAATACCCAATAAAACTATGCCACATATacaataaatttgattataaatcttCATTATGCGTCAACATTCAATAATCAGAGAATATTTcatttaaaagaaattgaagaggtgaaaaaggtaaaaagaaaTTGATTAGTCTGGCTCACGCAAATTAAACCCACATAAGAAACTAACACAACTAAGGCAATGTTGagagaattttgagttttatagagACGATTTTCAAGTTTCAGATGGCAAACTGTGATCAAAATTGAATTCCAGaatgaattttgagtttcagaaaataaaatggTGATAAGATTTTGGCTACAATCAAGCCCAGGAACAGAGAAAAGTTGGTGCATATGCTGATAATTTATGATTACATAAAAGAGGGATTGGCTAAGTTTTGCTTCCCACCACTACTTAAGCAGTGCCCGTGAAGGGCTGGCCATTGATCAAGTCACGGGTAGATAATGCATGCATATACTGACAATACAAGTTCTAACatgtaccgtttggtacgtagaCGAGATGGGACGGGACGGATGTTCCGTGTTATGTTTGGTATGCGCAGGAGGGAACGGGACGGTTGTTTTGTTCTGCGTTTGGTAGCGCATGGATGAAACGGAaccaaaagattaaaatgactAAATAACCATGTTCCGTTTGTTGTTTGGTACAATATTTATGCGTGGAACGAGacgagactttttttttttgtagcacAAGGTACTATGTATATAAAATTATGGATCCCAATCAAACACGTCAAAATCAGCCAACGGTCCCCATGATcaagttcttttctttttagttttctaATTGGTGGCCTTAGACCAACTCCAATGGtgagctaaaagctaaattatCCCCCAAAATTTCCCTCCAAACCCACTCCAACCCAAGGGGAAAATTTGGGCTAAATGCTAAATGCTAAACCAATGCCAGATTCCCCCCAAAATTTATCCCAGAAatagaatttaaatttttcaatatttatcggaatttaaatttttttagattaaaatattcataaaattaatttacgatagtctacatatttatttatttttaaataatttaacaaaaaaatagtctaagttcattctttaataatctcgggctaaaattttaagctaGAACGGTTAGAGCAGAAAAACCGTTTctaggctaaaagctaaatttttcgGGCTAAAATATTTTGCTTTTAGcccaaccattggagatggtcttaaagCACAGTGGGTCTCATGTAAGGGTAACAATCCCATTTGTTTTTGTGCCCCACCAAGCACTACCACTTTCATTTTGGGATTCCCTATCTCTCACATTCAATCTTAAGATGGAATGCAACCGTGTTTGAACTGTTAGATTGAGACTATTAAAATTCAGTCACATAGCGTAATGTTGCATCTTATACATTGTATAATATAGAATTTTCACTTTACATGGTATGTATACAAGGAATTCTGATATTGAAATATTAATATACATTATTTgacaaaataatttataaaatttggcacgttatcaattttttcttttttttctttttttttttttagagatattttattaatcttttttgtcaaatactATTGTTGATATTCTATAATCTCAAAATCAATATTTGAAAAGAACATTGACTAAATATATACAATGTATCAAATGCGTAGTTTTAGCAATCACTGGCATAATCAAATAGAAATTGTGCTTCGATCAATCATTCATGCGCAAGTAGGCGACTTCCAAGCTTGCATACATTTGATTAGAAGCTCACAACGTATATGAGTCATGCACTTACGTATGAGAAATACCCTTAGCATTTTTCAAGCAAATGGAGGAAGTAGTGCACTACTTACTACCATGTACAATTATAATACCGCCAGTGTTTTAGGGTTCTGTCCATTCTCAGGTCTATAAACAAGGTGGGGGATGAAGTGAACCAACTTTCTCGATAGGAAGGGAGAGAAGAGGATGAATCTCAGCCATAAATAGGATGAACCAGCTGATGTTGTAATAAcaggtaaaacaaaaaatttggagAAATAGGGAAAGAAACCAGCTGTAAATAGGATGAACATTCCATGATGGAGAATTAACCAAAGTGAGATTGGAAATCTGGATGTTTTCGGAGTACATAATTTCAATCAGGTACGGTCGGGTGTAATTTAACTGTCCCTTTTTGAATTTCTGCCACCATACTTCACCTTGGCCATCAATGGTGCCATTGTCACCTGTATAAAAATGTACCTTTCTGTTATACTTGGCAAATTTCAACAACTTTCTGTATAGTATAAATATAATTCataatttgattaaatttcgTGGTTGTTTTACCTGTTATTACAACATCAGTGAGATTGGTTCCAAATATCAGACTGATGAATCTTGCACCATCTGTGTTGTCCCTTCCTCAGACCGTAAGACGGAAGGGGTTCAATCACCGGCCATTCACTCTCATCCTATGACAATTGTGAAGATACAAGTAATGAAACCCAGAAAAAACGTTATCATTGTCAAATTCTGAAAGCCTTAGAATATGTGACACAAAAATGATGATACACAAACTGAAATGTGTCCTCACTTCCAAAATCTCACTTTGCACATTTTTCCTGAGTTGGTTTAAAAGAAAATGATCTTCgtaccattttttttctaaCTACGCATTCAGCATTCTCGTCCTTTTCAGAGGcttaaaattgaataaatcaaatggcAAAAATGAAAGTATGAGTGCAAAAGGATATAATGGTTGTGCGAAATAAAATCACTACCCTATGACAATAAAATATTGTGCTTAAAATGCTGGACAACAAAATAAAAGTGCAAATAGCACGACAAACTCAGAAAGTGCGAATAAGAGTTGCCTAAAGTCTGCACAAGATATAAAAATCAACTTCAGTTTGAAGGTCATTTTGGGCTTtgactctcttcctctctcaccACAATCGTCCTGCATGCTGTCACGGATTTACTCTGTTCTTCTTTGTTCCTTTTGTCCTTTTTCCCGCAAACCAGCTAATAGATGTAAAAAGAATTTACAGAACTACAATGGAATGTGAGTAACAACAAGAATGCCTTTTGGATTTAGTTTAATTGACAATACTccattttaattatatttacaacACGCTTGCTTACTTGAAATAAGAGAAGTTATAAATCAAAACATTGTAATAAGAGAGTGAAGAAATGAGAATGAGATCAACTGCTCTTTTATCAATACAATTCCTAATATTTATACATTGAGCTACATATgctttttttctatttattttgtatgcgTTAGTAAACGCAGTTAAGATTGCATCCCAAATCCAAGAGAACTTCATTCCTAATGAAAAAGTCAAGCACTTCTCGAATTGACATTTGAGTCTTTCTACACACAAAAACTAATATAATGAACATAAGGACACTCTTTGACAGCCAGCAATGCTGACACCAACAAATGTTCACAGCAACATGATTTTTTTGCACAACACTAACAAGGCTACTAGAAACAGCGAAGTAAACTCAAGAGAAGTGATAATACGCCGGCACAAAATTAAAATACTCAAACTCGTAAGTAAATAGACCATTGAGACATTTACTGAcgaaaatactaaaacaaaatgtAGATCTGCAACAATCCATGAAAAGAGGATGGGGGAAAGCGAGAAGAGGAAGAGGGGCTGCTACCAGCCTCAAGCCAGATTAAGGGGTTGCTGGCTATGAATTCCAAAGATCTAGGGTTTTGATAGGGGAAGGAGTGAGCAGCTAGGGTCCAGTATTATGATTAATGAATATGCAACTTACACAATAATCAAAATTGTTCATTTTTTATTACGATTCAAGATCATACATGTTAAAAAATGATCAAATTAAGATCGTTTATTCATCTATATatgtatcaaataaatagaCAATTTTAATGTcgtgatttcatatatattttttgctaGTATACATAGAATATGAGTGTGCTACGTTTTAGATTGTCTGAGGCCATCATTGTTCTCATGGTCGGTTTCCATCCATATAGAAAAAAGTTAAAGCACATTTGTGTTACAGAATTCTAAAAATGGAAGTTGAAGCAAGGCCAATATGGAGGTCTAAAAGATATGAATATGATAACCTAATAATGGGGGTATAAACAGAACGCACAGTGCGCACATATAGAAAGCATTCcaattttttcgttttttttttttatgttttatgttgtaAGAACTGGTGAAAGAGGTAATAAGCACTTTTCTAATCAAAGATGTTTAAAATGCAGCAATGTTCTTGTTCAAAGCATTACAATCCTTGCCCCAGTGACATCTCCAAACACAGATGGGATCAACCCCGGTAAGCACTTTTCTTACAAGTTTTTTATTGCTAGTATAAGTGCTTCTGAACTTGCCATCAATATCATGCCGATAACAAAGGCTGATAACGGTTTGTTTTTGTGCAGATTCTTGCACTAATACCCGAATCGAGGACTGCTACATTGTCTCTGGGGACGATTGTATAGCAGTAAAAAGCGGTTGGGACGAGTATGGAATTGCTTTCAGGATGCCCACGAAACAGCTTGTGATTAGACGGCTGACGTGCATTTCTCCATTCAGTGCGGTGATTGCACTTGGAAGTGAGATGCCAGGTGGAATCCAAGATGAGAGGACAGAGGACATTGTTGCCATCAACTCGGAGTCGGGAGTTCGAATCAAGACTGCTGTGGGAAGAGGAGGATTTGTGAAAGACATATACGTGAGAGGAATGACTATGAAAACTATGAAATGGGCATTTTGGATGACAGGAAACTACGGATCCCATGCAGATAACGGCTACGATCCGAATGCTCTTCCTGTGATCCAGAACATAAATTATCATGACATGGTTGCTGAGAATGTGACAATGGCAGTTGAGTTGGAGGGGATCCCTGGTGATCCGTTTACAGGGATTTGCATATCGAATGTTACGATTACCGTGGAACTGCACTGATGGTGCCGGGATTTCAAGCCGCGTTGTTCCTCAGCCGTGTGAGGCTCTGGCCGACCAGGGTCCAGGCAGTGTTGCAGCATGCAATTTTCCAGAAGAGAGCCTGCCAATTGATAATGTTCAAGTCCAGGTGTGCTTTTACAGGAGGAAGCACTGGTGATAAATTGAAGTATCATATTCCCTACCAGGGAATCTGTTTCTTATGAAGATTGATAGATTATATTACAAAATTACATTAAACGTTTGAATCGAAAAGTTGGATCGGTTACTTGGTGTGCAAGACATGGTATATACTTTAGGAACCCTAACCACAAAGTGATTATTTAAACGAGCAGACGAACCATTTCAAGCAAAATTTGGGAAGTGATTTTAAAACTCGCTTTCTTGCGCTCCTTTCTTCTTTAGccttttgattgaataaatcaaaagagAATCAGGGGACAACAATAGGGGGAATGCCGATCCCATTAATCTTAATGTAAGTTTACCATATCAATCTACGCATTGAAGCTACAGGAAGTGAGGAGTTTGTAAGTTGTAACGGGCAATGCCAATGCATAACTGTACCTGCGTCAAGTTCTCAAAACAAGGTGCAATCGAGACATCATCACAATGAACAGAATAACAAATCCAGGAAAGAAGCAATAATCTGCAATGTGCAAGATCTGACCAAGTAAAAACACGAAAAAAGCTCTTCAAATCTTTCGATTTTATATGATtagtaaaaagaaagaaattccATATCCCAATTCCAAATCAATACAACATTTATAATCTTTGAACAAAGCTCGAAATCATTTCCCCCCATCCTCACTTCAATATACTGCTTTGGAGCCTTTGCAAGCATTCACTAGGGGGCTTCACCGATGTTCGTAGGACGCTAATTCCCTCAAGTATTTAAGCTCCTTGCACATAACTTGACCGTGAGTTACAAGCGAAAGTTCTCTAGAGCTAGTTCCCTTACGGGGAACGGTGATTGATTATACATTGTTAAAAGATGGAAAGTTCTtcataatacatatatatacagcCCTAACAGAGCATTTTCGTTTAATGGGTTGGGTCTGGATTGAACTTCACTGCTTCTCTCCAGATGAGCTCTTTGATGTGCTCTTCAGTGCACGAAGGTTGCTCAAAATCAAAATGGAAAGGCCTTGCGCAGCAGATGGGCTCATCATTGTTATCATGAAGGGACAACAAGTATGGGTGACAAAGTGCCTCGTCGACTGCAGACAGATATAAAAGTATAAGTCGGGAAAAGCATGGACTAAATGAAATCCCTTCGAAAATTTGGACTCATTTCTCATACCAGTAATGCGTCTACTAGGATCGAACACAAGCATTTTCTCCAGCAAATCCACAGCCCCAGGAGACATATTAGGGAATCTAGCAGCGAATTGTTGCCTCCGGAATTGTGGAAGCTGTTTTGCATATCTACGGGCATTATCACTTCGAAGAAATCCGAGGCTCGCATCATCAGGTGAACCTATCAACTGTAAACAGAAACAATAGCAACACACTAGGCTCAACGTACATCTCATAAGCACGAACATATAAAGACTTTCgagtttaaaataaaaaaggagaaCGAAGCATTATTCCCAATAAAATGATAGGATAGAAGAATGATACGAAATCCAAAACCATGCCATATTGTTACTATCAATTTAACAATTTGCACGATAATATTTAGagggtagtgctattcacacacccatttttacctccTACACCcctgttaatttttgtccatgGCGGCTGTTAATTTTTACCTCCCACACCCTATTTAGAACATATCAACAACCtatctttttccttttatatCCAGCTAATCTAACAAACTTCAACCGCAGATCAAAACTAGAAAGCATGCTTAACTAGATTTTTAAGttccccacttagtgggaaaaggctttgttgttgttgttgttgttgtggaagTTCCACAAGTAGTACCTCCGTAATAAGCCTCAGCTGATGGACATAATCTTTCCCAGGAAACAAAGGTTCTCTCGTCATGATTTCACCAAGTATGCAACCAACAGACCAGATATCAATTGCAGCTGTGTACTCTGAACAATTAAGTAGCAACTCTGGTGCTCGGTACCAACGAGTGACAACATACTCGGTCATGAAATCTGTCTCAGATGTTGTTCTTGCTAGTCCAAAATCTCCAATTTTAAGGTCACAGTTAGCATTTAGAAGCAGATTACTTGGCTTCAAATCACGGTGCAAGACATTGGCTGAGTGCACATATTTTAGTCCTCGTAACAGCTGATACAGAAAGTACTGCATCGGATTCAAAAAATGTTAATACCCTGCGTGACTTTGAAcccaaaaaaaccaaacaaaccaGATCACAATACCATATTATTAATTCTAAACAATGTCCGAAACATCAGCCATGtttgatatttctttttataaaaaaaaaataaaactgagaaaatatttacaatagcaaaagcaaaaacattCTGATAAGATGTTACTAACTTTTAACAGTTCAATAGcaacaaaaaatatttcttagtaacaaatcaataatttatttaactGAGCTTTTTCCTGTATTATTAACAGCAATCACAAATATTTAATAGTGCATGAATTCTCTTTAATCAACATCTATCTCTTTCCCATTTGATCATTATATCCAAGGTGTTTGTGTCTAAGTTTCCATCTGcatttttctattaaaattaGAAGTCCATATTCATCGAGCATCAGAAATACAGAAACTGCCACTTAGAAACCTCTAGGAACAGagaaagaaaagtaaaagattGTTAAATCCCCTATGCAATCAAAATATGCAATAAATTTGCAACGAACCAATAATATGTTAAGAATGTGAACTATATGATTGCAACGACAATGGATGAAGTCCCAGTGATATTACTGATTCCAAACCTGACAATGATCATCTGTCAGTGGTTGGTCAGAACGAATGATCTGATGAAGATCAGTGTCCATCAATTCATAAACAACGTAGACGTCATTGAAAGTCTCTTTTTTGGGTGGTCGTACAATGTCCTTGATAGAAATAACCTGTAAAGGGAATTAGCTGAGATGTAATTCTGAAAGAGTGATATATGTAGTCCAACAGAAAATAAACAGATAAAGGCACATGGAAATGAGTCCTGATATGCAATATGGCAATCAAATTCAGACATGCTGTGTGTAAATCACGTTATCTTTTGATAGTGGATAGCCATTAACGATAAACAAAGGAATCGGACTGCTGAAGAACATTCCTCATAGAAAGTCCCGCAAGACAAATAAGATGTTAAACCCATCATACATTCAACATGCTGTAGCCTGTAAGGCATCATCCAGAGTCTTTAGCGATGTAGTACCATATCAGCATGTATTCTGTCTTAGACTTGCTTTCAAGTTGTATAACTCTTAGAAATAAACTTACATTTTCATGGTCCATGTGACGAAGAAGCTTGATTTCTCTTAGTGTCCTTTTGGCATCTATTATATTGTCAAAAGCGTTACCAATCTTCTTAATTGCAACT of Malus sylvestris chromosome 6, drMalSylv7.2, whole genome shotgun sequence contains these proteins:
- the LOC126627192 gene encoding mitogen-activated protein kinase homolog MMK2-like encodes the protein MAAKESSSAAASADGKIKRVLTHGGRYAQYNVFGNLFEVSSKYVPPIRPIGRGAYGIVCAAVNSDTHEEVAIKKIGNAFDNIIDAKRTLREIKLLRHMDHENVISIKDIVRPPKKETFNDVYVVYELMDTDLHQIIRSDQPLTDDHCQYFLYQLLRGLKYVHSANVLHRDLKPSNLLLNANCDLKIGDFGLARTTSETDFMTEYVVTRWYRAPELLLNCSEYTAAIDIWSVGCILGEIMTREPLFPGKDYVHQLRLITELIGSPDDASLGFLRSDNARRYAKQLPQFRRQQFAARFPNMSPGAVDLLEKMLVFDPSRRITVDEALCHPYLLSLHDNNDEPICCARPFHFDFEQPSCTEEHIKELIWREAVKFNPDPTH